A genomic window from Salvelinus sp. IW2-2015 linkage group LG13, ASM291031v2, whole genome shotgun sequence includes:
- the LOC111971506 gene encoding serine/threonine-protein kinase BRSK2-like isoform X1, whose protein sequence is MTSKELSVGQSAQYVGPYRLEKTLGKGQTGLVKLGVHCITGQKVAIKIVNREKLSESVLMKVEREIAILKLIEHPHVLKLHDVYENNKYLYLVLEHVSGGELFDYLVKKGRLTPKEARKFFRQIISALDFCHSHSICHRDLKPENLLLDEKNNIRIADFGMASLQVGDSLLETSCGSPHYACPEVIRGEKYDGRRADVWSCGVILFALLVGALPFDHDNLRQLLEKVKSGVFHMPHFIPPDCQALLKGMIQVNPDKRLTLEAIQKHSWYLGGRNEPCPEQPPPRRVCVKRIVSLTELDPDVLDSMHSLGCFRDRGKLTQDLQCEEDNQEKMIYYLLLDRKERYPSCEDEDLPPRNDIGLPADPPRKRVDSPMLTRHGRCRPERKSLEVLSVTEQGSPTPTRRALDTSAHSQRSRSVSGASTGLSSSPLSSPRSPVFTFSQSEVTSASTTHSKDPKPGSATTPRPSPRTTVPDPKTQTLPSKGLSDRPHLQSMKSLPLQTPPSPILSPIPRFFFPAPSVFKLVTKNVYPNSAPVPQVTPQGSPLPTPLGTPVHHPQHPPPTPPSSSSSSSSSRAEGGGGGVGGGGSLSLTPPSSPGGSGGMAASSSAHWRTRLNSFKNNLLGSPRFHRRKLQVPTPEDMSSLTPESSPELAKKSWFGNFISLEKEEQIFVVIRDKPLSSIKADIVHAFLSIPSLSHSVVSQTSFRAEYKSSGGPSVFQKPVKFQVDIAFSEGERDRERERAEREGKRENGIYSVTFTLISGPSRRFKRVVETIQAQLLSTHDQPSVQALADEKNGQLTSRPPSTPTRQNSRRSEGGGDRGEKCERGDAGIGGSGSVLQRRGSGKDKTRLLSSNGTQSQP, encoded by the exons ATGACAAGCAAGGAGCTGTCCGTAGGCCAGTCGGCCCAATACGTCGGGCCTTACCGGTTGGAGAAAACCCTTGGGAAGGGGCAGACAG gtttGGTGAAGCTGGGAGTCCACTGTATTACGGGACAGAAGGTGGCCATAAAGATTGTGAACCGAGAGAAGCTGTCTGAGTCTGTCCTTATGAAG GTGGAGAGGGAGATAGCTATTCTAAAACTAATAGAGCACCCTCATGTGCTGAAGCTGCATGATGTTTATGAGAATAACAAGTACCT GTATCTGGTGTTGGAGCATGTCTCAGGAGGAGAGTTATTTGACTACCTGGTGAAGAAGGGCAGACTGACACCTAAAGAGGCCAGGAAGTTCTTCAGACAGATCATCTCAGCGCTTGACTTTTGCCACAGCCACTCTATATG tcatagAGACCTGAAGCCTGAGAACCTGCTCCTGGATGAGAAGAACAACATCCGCATAGCTGACTTCGGCATGGCCTCCCTACAGGTGGGGGACAGCCTGCTAGAGACCAGCTGTGG ATCTCCTCACTATGCATGTCCAGAAGTTATCAGG GGGGAGAAGTATGATGGTCGCAGGGCAGATGTATGGAGCTGTGGCGTTATCCTCTTTGCACTGCTGGTG GGAGCTCTACCCTTTGACCATGACAACCTGCGTCAGCTCCTTGAGAAGGTGAAGAGTGGGGTGTTCCACATGCCCCACTTCATCCCCCCAGACTGCCAGGCCCTGCTCAAAGGAATGATCCAGGTCAACCCTGACAAGAGACTCACG CTAGAAGCAATACAAAAACACTCCTGGTATCT TGGTGGTCGTAACGAGCCGTGTCCGGAGCAGCCTCCtcccaggcgtgtgtgtgtgaagaggatTGTGTCGCTGACAGAGCTGGACCCCGATGTACTGGACAGCATGCACTCTCTGGGCTGCTTCAGAGACCGGGGAAAACTGACCCAGGACCTGCAGTGTGAGGA AGACAACCAGGAGAAGATGATCTACTACCTCCTCTTGGACAGGAAAGAGCGTTACCCCAGCTGTGAGGACGAAGACCTGCCGCCCAGGAACGATATAG GTCTCCCAGCAGATCCCCCTAGGAAACGGGTGGACTCTCCCATGCTGACCCGTCATGGCCGGTGCCGGCCGGAGAGGAAGAGTCTGGAGGTGCTGAGTGTGACGGAGCAGGGCTCCCCCACACCCACGCGCAGGGCGCTAGACACCTCCGCACACAGCCAGAG GTCTCGTTCAGTCAGTGGCGCTTCAACAGGGCTCTCATCAAGTCCTCTCAGCAGTCCCAGG AGCCCAGTTTtcactttcagccaatcagaagtcACCTCCGCCTCCACCACCCACTCCAAAgaccccaaaccaggaagtgccACCACTCCCCGGCCGTCACCACGGACGACCGTGCCTGACCCCAAAACCCAGACTCTGCCCTCCAAAGGGCTCTCCGATCGCCCTCACCTCCAGTCCATGAAGTCACTACCTCTCCAAACTCCCCCCTCACCcatcctctcccccatccctcgcTTCTTTTTCCCCGCCCCCTCCGTCTTTAAGTTGGTCACTAAGAACGTCTATCCTAACTCTGCCCCTGTGCCACAGGTCACCCCTCAGGGGTCTCCACTCCCCACCCCCCTGGGAACCCCCGTCCACCACCCCCAGCACCCCCcgcccacccctccctcctcctcctcgtcctcctcctcctcgcggGCGGAGGGAGGCGGCGGGGGTGTGGGCGGGGGCGGATCCCTCTCCCTAACCCCGCCCTCCAGCCCTGGAGGCAGCGGGGGGATGGCCGCCAGTAGCTCCGCCCACTGGAGGACACGCCTCAACTCCTTTAAGAACAACCTGCTGGGATCGCCACGCTTCCACCGACGCAAActgcagg TTCCAACACCGGAGGACATGTCCAGTCTAACTCCAGAATCAAGCCCAGA GCTGGCCAAGAAGTCGTGGTTTGGGAACTTCATCAGCCTGGAAAAGGAGGAACAGATATTTGTTGTCATTAGAGACAAACCGCTTAGTTCCATCAAAGCTGATATAGTCCATGCCTTCTTGTCG ATCCCGTCCCTGAGTCACAGCGTCGTCTCCCAGACCAGCTTCAGAGCAGAGTATAAGTCCTCTGGTGGCCCCTCCGTCTTCCAGAAGCCTGTTAAGTTCCAGGTGGACATTGCCTtctctgagggagagagggacagagaaagggaACGAGccgagagggaaggaaagagggagaatggCATCTACAGTGTGACTTTCACCCTCATATCAg GTCCAAGTCGCAGGTTCAAGAGAGTGGTGGAAACGATTCAAGCCCAGCTACTTAGTACTCATGATCAGCCATCTGTGCAGGCACTGGCTG ATGAGAAGAATGGGCAGCTGACCTCGCGTCCGCCCAGCACCCCGACCCGGCAAAACTCCCGACGTTCGGAAGGAGGCGGGGACCGGGGCGAGAAGTGTGAGCGTGGTGACGCAGGGATAGGGGGCAGTGGGAGTGTGCTTCAGAGGAGGGGCTCGGGCAAAGACAAGACCAGACTCCTTTCCTCCAACGGGACACAGTCCCAGCCCTGA
- the LOC111971506 gene encoding serine/threonine-protein kinase BRSK1-like isoform X7, with product MASLQVGDSLLETSCGSPHYACPEVIRGEKYDGRRADVWSCGVILFALLVGALPFDHDNLRQLLEKVKSGVFHMPHFIPPDCQALLKGMIQVNPDKRLTLEAIQKHSWYLGGRNEPCPEQPPPRRVCVKRIVSLTELDPDVLDSMHSLGCFRDRGKLTQDLQCEEDNQEKMIYYLLLDRKERYPSCEDEDLPPRNDIGLPADPPRKRVDSPMLTRHGRCRPERKSLEVLSVTEQGSPTPTRRALDTSAHSQRSRSVSGASTGLSSSPLSSPRSPVFTFSQSEVTSASTTHSKDPKPGSATTPRPSPRTTVPDPKTQTLPSKGLSDRPHLQSMKSLPLQTPPSPILSPIPRFFFPAPSVFKLVTKNVYPNSAPVPQVTPQGSPLPTPLGTPVHHPQHPPPTPPSSSSSSSSSRAEGGGGGVGGGGSLSLTPPSSPGGSGGMAASSSAHWRTRLNSFKNNLLGSPRFHRRKLQVPTPEDMSSLTPESSPELAKKSWFGNFISLEKEEQIFVVIRDKPLSSIKADIVHAFLSIPSLSHSVVSQTSFRAEYKSSGGPSVFQKPVKFQVDIAFSEGERDRERERAEREGKRENGIYSVTFTLISGPSRRFKRVVETIQAQLLSTHDQPSVQALADEKNGQLTSRPPSTPTRQNSRRSEGGGDRGEKCERGDAGIGGSGSVLQRRGSGKDKTRLLSSNGTQSQP from the exons ATGGCCTCCCTACAGGTGGGGGACAGCCTGCTAGAGACCAGCTGTGG ATCTCCTCACTATGCATGTCCAGAAGTTATCAGG GGGGAGAAGTATGATGGTCGCAGGGCAGATGTATGGAGCTGTGGCGTTATCCTCTTTGCACTGCTGGTG GGAGCTCTACCCTTTGACCATGACAACCTGCGTCAGCTCCTTGAGAAGGTGAAGAGTGGGGTGTTCCACATGCCCCACTTCATCCCCCCAGACTGCCAGGCCCTGCTCAAAGGAATGATCCAGGTCAACCCTGACAAGAGACTCACG CTAGAAGCAATACAAAAACACTCCTGGTATCT TGGTGGTCGTAACGAGCCGTGTCCGGAGCAGCCTCCtcccaggcgtgtgtgtgtgaagaggatTGTGTCGCTGACAGAGCTGGACCCCGATGTACTGGACAGCATGCACTCTCTGGGCTGCTTCAGAGACCGGGGAAAACTGACCCAGGACCTGCAGTGTGAGGA AGACAACCAGGAGAAGATGATCTACTACCTCCTCTTGGACAGGAAAGAGCGTTACCCCAGCTGTGAGGACGAAGACCTGCCGCCCAGGAACGATATAG GTCTCCCAGCAGATCCCCCTAGGAAACGGGTGGACTCTCCCATGCTGACCCGTCATGGCCGGTGCCGGCCGGAGAGGAAGAGTCTGGAGGTGCTGAGTGTGACGGAGCAGGGCTCCCCCACACCCACGCGCAGGGCGCTAGACACCTCCGCACACAGCCAGAG GTCTCGTTCAGTCAGTGGCGCTTCAACAGGGCTCTCATCAAGTCCTCTCAGCAGTCCCAGG AGCCCAGTTTtcactttcagccaatcagaagtcACCTCCGCCTCCACCACCCACTCCAAAgaccccaaaccaggaagtgccACCACTCCCCGGCCGTCACCACGGACGACCGTGCCTGACCCCAAAACCCAGACTCTGCCCTCCAAAGGGCTCTCCGATCGCCCTCACCTCCAGTCCATGAAGTCACTACCTCTCCAAACTCCCCCCTCACCcatcctctcccccatccctcgcTTCTTTTTCCCCGCCCCCTCCGTCTTTAAGTTGGTCACTAAGAACGTCTATCCTAACTCTGCCCCTGTGCCACAGGTCACCCCTCAGGGGTCTCCACTCCCCACCCCCCTGGGAACCCCCGTCCACCACCCCCAGCACCCCCcgcccacccctccctcctcctcctcgtcctcctcctcctcgcggGCGGAGGGAGGCGGCGGGGGTGTGGGCGGGGGCGGATCCCTCTCCCTAACCCCGCCCTCCAGCCCTGGAGGCAGCGGGGGGATGGCCGCCAGTAGCTCCGCCCACTGGAGGACACGCCTCAACTCCTTTAAGAACAACCTGCTGGGATCGCCACGCTTCCACCGACGCAAActgcagg TTCCAACACCGGAGGACATGTCCAGTCTAACTCCAGAATCAAGCCCAGA GCTGGCCAAGAAGTCGTGGTTTGGGAACTTCATCAGCCTGGAAAAGGAGGAACAGATATTTGTTGTCATTAGAGACAAACCGCTTAGTTCCATCAAAGCTGATATAGTCCATGCCTTCTTGTCG ATCCCGTCCCTGAGTCACAGCGTCGTCTCCCAGACCAGCTTCAGAGCAGAGTATAAGTCCTCTGGTGGCCCCTCCGTCTTCCAGAAGCCTGTTAAGTTCCAGGTGGACATTGCCTtctctgagggagagagggacagagaaagggaACGAGccgagagggaaggaaagagggagaatggCATCTACAGTGTGACTTTCACCCTCATATCAg GTCCAAGTCGCAGGTTCAAGAGAGTGGTGGAAACGATTCAAGCCCAGCTACTTAGTACTCATGATCAGCCATCTGTGCAGGCACTGGCTG ATGAGAAGAATGGGCAGCTGACCTCGCGTCCGCCCAGCACCCCGACCCGGCAAAACTCCCGACGTTCGGAAGGAGGCGGGGACCGGGGCGAGAAGTGTGAGCGTGGTGACGCAGGGATAGGGGGCAGTGGGAGTGTGCTTCAGAGGAGGGGCTCGGGCAAAGACAAGACCAGACTCCTTTCCTCCAACGGGACACAGTCCCAGCCCTGA
- the LOC111971506 gene encoding serine/threonine-protein kinase BRSK2-like isoform X6 — MTSKELSVGQSAQYVGPYRLEKTLGKGQTGLVKLGVHCITGQKVAIKIVNREKLSESVLMKVEREIAILKLIEHPHVLKLHDVYENNKYLYLVLEHVSGGELFDYLVKKGRLTPKEARKFFRQIISALDFCHSHSICHRDLKPENLLLDEKNNIRIADFGMASLQVGDSLLETSCGSPHYACPEVIRGEKYDGRRADVWSCGVILFALLVGALPFDHDNLRQLLEKVKSGVFHMPHFIPPDCQALLKGMIQVNPDKRLTLEAIQKHSWYLGGRNEPCPEQPPPRRVCVKRIVSLTELDPDVLDSMHSLGCFRDRGKLTQDLQCEEDNQEKMIYYLLLDRKERYPSCEDEDLPPRNDIDPPRKRVDSPMLTRHGRCRPERKSLEVLSVTEQGSPTPTRRALDTSAHSQRSRSVSGASTGLSSSPLSSPRVTPQGSPLPTPLGTPVHHPQHPPPTPPSSSSSSSSSRAEGGGGGVGGGGSLSLTPPSSPGGSGGMAASSSAHWRTRLNSFKNNLLGSPRFHRRKLQVPTPEDMSSLTPESSPELAKKSWFGNFISLEKEEQIFVVIRDKPLSSIKADIVHAFLSIPSLSHSVVSQTSFRAEYKSSGGPSVFQKPVKFQVDIAFSEGERDRERERAEREGKRENGIYSVTFTLISGPSRRFKRVVETIQAQLLSTHDQPSVQALADEKNGQLTSRPPSTPTRQNSRRSEGGGDRGEKCERGDAGIGGSGSVLQRRGSGKDKTRLLSSNGTQSQP; from the exons ATGACAAGCAAGGAGCTGTCCGTAGGCCAGTCGGCCCAATACGTCGGGCCTTACCGGTTGGAGAAAACCCTTGGGAAGGGGCAGACAG gtttGGTGAAGCTGGGAGTCCACTGTATTACGGGACAGAAGGTGGCCATAAAGATTGTGAACCGAGAGAAGCTGTCTGAGTCTGTCCTTATGAAG GTGGAGAGGGAGATAGCTATTCTAAAACTAATAGAGCACCCTCATGTGCTGAAGCTGCATGATGTTTATGAGAATAACAAGTACCT GTATCTGGTGTTGGAGCATGTCTCAGGAGGAGAGTTATTTGACTACCTGGTGAAGAAGGGCAGACTGACACCTAAAGAGGCCAGGAAGTTCTTCAGACAGATCATCTCAGCGCTTGACTTTTGCCACAGCCACTCTATATG tcatagAGACCTGAAGCCTGAGAACCTGCTCCTGGATGAGAAGAACAACATCCGCATAGCTGACTTCGGCATGGCCTCCCTACAGGTGGGGGACAGCCTGCTAGAGACCAGCTGTGG ATCTCCTCACTATGCATGTCCAGAAGTTATCAGG GGGGAGAAGTATGATGGTCGCAGGGCAGATGTATGGAGCTGTGGCGTTATCCTCTTTGCACTGCTGGTG GGAGCTCTACCCTTTGACCATGACAACCTGCGTCAGCTCCTTGAGAAGGTGAAGAGTGGGGTGTTCCACATGCCCCACTTCATCCCCCCAGACTGCCAGGCCCTGCTCAAAGGAATGATCCAGGTCAACCCTGACAAGAGACTCACG CTAGAAGCAATACAAAAACACTCCTGGTATCT TGGTGGTCGTAACGAGCCGTGTCCGGAGCAGCCTCCtcccaggcgtgtgtgtgtgaagaggatTGTGTCGCTGACAGAGCTGGACCCCGATGTACTGGACAGCATGCACTCTCTGGGCTGCTTCAGAGACCGGGGAAAACTGACCCAGGACCTGCAGTGTGAGGA AGACAACCAGGAGAAGATGATCTACTACCTCCTCTTGGACAGGAAAGAGCGTTACCCCAGCTGTGAGGACGAAGACCTGCCGCCCAGGAACGATATAG ATCCCCCTAGGAAACGGGTGGACTCTCCCATGCTGACCCGTCATGGCCGGTGCCGGCCGGAGAGGAAGAGTCTGGAGGTGCTGAGTGTGACGGAGCAGGGCTCCCCCACACCCACGCGCAGGGCGCTAGACACCTCCGCACACAGCCAGAG GTCTCGTTCAGTCAGTGGCGCTTCAACAGGGCTCTCATCAAGTCCTCTCAGCAGTCCCAGG GTCACCCCTCAGGGGTCTCCACTCCCCACCCCCCTGGGAACCCCCGTCCACCACCCCCAGCACCCCCcgcccacccctccctcctcctcctcgtcctcctcctcctcgcggGCGGAGGGAGGCGGCGGGGGTGTGGGCGGGGGCGGATCCCTCTCCCTAACCCCGCCCTCCAGCCCTGGAGGCAGCGGGGGGATGGCCGCCAGTAGCTCCGCCCACTGGAGGACACGCCTCAACTCCTTTAAGAACAACCTGCTGGGATCGCCACGCTTCCACCGACGCAAActgcagg TTCCAACACCGGAGGACATGTCCAGTCTAACTCCAGAATCAAGCCCAGA GCTGGCCAAGAAGTCGTGGTTTGGGAACTTCATCAGCCTGGAAAAGGAGGAACAGATATTTGTTGTCATTAGAGACAAACCGCTTAGTTCCATCAAAGCTGATATAGTCCATGCCTTCTTGTCG ATCCCGTCCCTGAGTCACAGCGTCGTCTCCCAGACCAGCTTCAGAGCAGAGTATAAGTCCTCTGGTGGCCCCTCCGTCTTCCAGAAGCCTGTTAAGTTCCAGGTGGACATTGCCTtctctgagggagagagggacagagaaagggaACGAGccgagagggaaggaaagagggagaatggCATCTACAGTGTGACTTTCACCCTCATATCAg GTCCAAGTCGCAGGTTCAAGAGAGTGGTGGAAACGATTCAAGCCCAGCTACTTAGTACTCATGATCAGCCATCTGTGCAGGCACTGGCTG ATGAGAAGAATGGGCAGCTGACCTCGCGTCCGCCCAGCACCCCGACCCGGCAAAACTCCCGACGTTCGGAAGGAGGCGGGGACCGGGGCGAGAAGTGTGAGCGTGGTGACGCAGGGATAGGGGGCAGTGGGAGTGTGCTTCAGAGGAGGGGCTCGGGCAAAGACAAGACCAGACTCCTTTCCTCCAACGGGACACAGTCCCAGCCCTGA
- the LOC111971506 gene encoding serine/threonine-protein kinase BRSK1-like isoform X8, with translation MIEVNPDRRLTLEAIQKHSWYLGGRNEPCPEQPPPRRVCVKRIVSLTELDPDVLDSMHSLGCFRDRGKLTQDLQCEEDNQEKMIYYLLLDRKERYPSCEDEDLPPRNDIGLPADPPRKRVDSPMLTRHGRCRPERKSLEVLSVTEQGSPTPTRRALDTSAHSQRSRSVSGASTGLSSSPLSSPRSPVFTFSQSEVTSASTTHSKDPKPGSATTPRPSPRTTVPDPKTQTLPSKGLSDRPHLQSMKSLPLQTPPSPILSPIPRFFFPAPSVFKLVTKNVYPNSAPVPQVTPQGSPLPTPLGTPVHHPQHPPPTPPSSSSSSSSSRAEGGGGGVGGGGSLSLTPPSSPGGSGGMAASSSAHWRTRLNSFKNNLLGSPRFHRRKLQVPTPEDMSSLTPESSPELAKKSWFGNFISLEKEEQIFVVIRDKPLSSIKADIVHAFLSIPSLSHSVVSQTSFRAEYKSSGGPSVFQKPVKFQVDIAFSEGERDRERERAEREGKRENGIYSVTFTLISGPSRRFKRVVETIQAQLLSTHDQPSVQALADEKNGQLTSRPPSTPTRQNSRRSEGGGDRGEKCERGDAGIGGSGSVLQRRGSGKDKTRLLSSNGTQSQP, from the exons ATGATCGAGGTCAACCCTGACAGGAGACTCACG CTAGAAGCAATACAAAAACACTCCTGGTATCT TGGTGGTCGTAACGAGCCGTGTCCGGAGCAGCCTCCtcccaggcgtgtgtgtgtgaagaggatTGTGTCGCTGACAGAGCTGGACCCCGATGTACTGGACAGCATGCACTCTCTGGGCTGCTTCAGAGACCGGGGAAAACTGACCCAGGACCTGCAGTGTGAGGA AGACAACCAGGAGAAGATGATCTACTACCTCCTCTTGGACAGGAAAGAGCGTTACCCCAGCTGTGAGGACGAAGACCTGCCGCCCAGGAACGATATAG GTCTCCCAGCAGATCCCCCTAGGAAACGGGTGGACTCTCCCATGCTGACCCGTCATGGCCGGTGCCGGCCGGAGAGGAAGAGTCTGGAGGTGCTGAGTGTGACGGAGCAGGGCTCCCCCACACCCACGCGCAGGGCGCTAGACACCTCCGCACACAGCCAGAG GTCTCGTTCAGTCAGTGGCGCTTCAACAGGGCTCTCATCAAGTCCTCTCAGCAGTCCCAGG AGCCCAGTTTtcactttcagccaatcagaagtcACCTCCGCCTCCACCACCCACTCCAAAgaccccaaaccaggaagtgccACCACTCCCCGGCCGTCACCACGGACGACCGTGCCTGACCCCAAAACCCAGACTCTGCCCTCCAAAGGGCTCTCCGATCGCCCTCACCTCCAGTCCATGAAGTCACTACCTCTCCAAACTCCCCCCTCACCcatcctctcccccatccctcgcTTCTTTTTCCCCGCCCCCTCCGTCTTTAAGTTGGTCACTAAGAACGTCTATCCTAACTCTGCCCCTGTGCCACAGGTCACCCCTCAGGGGTCTCCACTCCCCACCCCCCTGGGAACCCCCGTCCACCACCCCCAGCACCCCCcgcccacccctccctcctcctcctcgtcctcctcctcctcgcggGCGGAGGGAGGCGGCGGGGGTGTGGGCGGGGGCGGATCCCTCTCCCTAACCCCGCCCTCCAGCCCTGGAGGCAGCGGGGGGATGGCCGCCAGTAGCTCCGCCCACTGGAGGACACGCCTCAACTCCTTTAAGAACAACCTGCTGGGATCGCCACGCTTCCACCGACGCAAActgcagg TTCCAACACCGGAGGACATGTCCAGTCTAACTCCAGAATCAAGCCCAGA GCTGGCCAAGAAGTCGTGGTTTGGGAACTTCATCAGCCTGGAAAAGGAGGAACAGATATTTGTTGTCATTAGAGACAAACCGCTTAGTTCCATCAAAGCTGATATAGTCCATGCCTTCTTGTCG ATCCCGTCCCTGAGTCACAGCGTCGTCTCCCAGACCAGCTTCAGAGCAGAGTATAAGTCCTCTGGTGGCCCCTCCGTCTTCCAGAAGCCTGTTAAGTTCCAGGTGGACATTGCCTtctctgagggagagagggacagagaaagggaACGAGccgagagggaaggaaagagggagaatggCATCTACAGTGTGACTTTCACCCTCATATCAg GTCCAAGTCGCAGGTTCAAGAGAGTGGTGGAAACGATTCAAGCCCAGCTACTTAGTACTCATGATCAGCCATCTGTGCAGGCACTGGCTG ATGAGAAGAATGGGCAGCTGACCTCGCGTCCGCCCAGCACCCCGACCCGGCAAAACTCCCGACGTTCGGAAGGAGGCGGGGACCGGGGCGAGAAGTGTGAGCGTGGTGACGCAGGGATAGGGGGCAGTGGGAGTGTGCTTCAGAGGAGGGGCTCGGGCAAAGACAAGACCAGACTCCTTTCCTCCAACGGGACACAGTCCCAGCCCTGA